A stretch of DNA from Tubulanus polymorphus chromosome 6, tnTubPoly1.2, whole genome shotgun sequence:
agttgCGAAGACATCCGGCAATAAACCTAATGAAAAGGAACCCCAGACTAGCGGTAATGATAAGTACCAGATAAGCAGTTGTACAGATTCGACTCCAATTGTGACGAGGATTGAATCTTCAGTCGTGAATTCTACGCTATCAAATTGCAACGATGATGTCGAAATAATAGATATTATTGGCATGGGTAGGTGTGAAAATGCATTTACAAGATGGCAACAGGAAAActaaaaaatctagaaaaaatcagggaaattctAAGAATTAGACAAAATGCGTGataactcagggaatttgaatatgctattgaccacgcatttctttatcaatacatgattcatgaaaatgaatagattgTAGAATAGATTGAAGCATGAAATTGACCCTTTAAGATTTAGCCATTAAGATTTAGCTCGAAGTTAAGACCCTCCAGTCATTGGTCATCCCCTAATTCATGCAGAGTTTCGCGGTTGTTCATTTCAGACAATCCGAAACAATGCGTTCAAGAAATTAAAATCGAAAAAGAAGAATCTGCAGATGATCCACAAGTCAATCCGGATATGATTTACATTTCACCAACATCGGAGGAAATATTCATCGAAGATCATTTGAAAAAGGTAAGAATTTCTAGACATTAACACTTTGTGTGAATGTGTCTAACAAAATGTTAAAGCTTAATTTGTATCGATTTTATGTTGAATATAGATTGGTATTCAAACCGACGCAGTTGATATAGACTACGGAGTTCGAGGGCATTTAGTGGAGAAAATGATAGCGACTGTAAGTATTTACTGTGAAATAACGAATCTCCACTTtggaatgaaaattgaaatgattcaATAGTTTCTAACATTCTTTTTTCAGGCAATGACAGAGTTCATGAGTGATTTGCTGCGACATACTGCGAACAGTGTTTCTCAAGAAAAGAGGTATTTATGAACTACCTGTTGATTTTTCAAAGCCCTTTAAAAAGAGAAAAGCAAAAtatactgaatgattgatagACTGTGATGCCTTTGCTTTTAGTCATGGACAGCAACTAAGCACTCTTGCCATTTTCTGCTTTTTCTCACAATTATCTAAGGATCTTGATGTTCTGAAAATTTAGCGTGGAAAATCCAATCGGAACATGTTTTTAGAGGCAAAAGTAAAAACTCCACCATACACCACATGTAGACCACATCCACTCGAGCTCACCAGTTAGTTGCTGTAATAGCAAGCAGCAAGGAATCCTTGGTAAATTTGGTCGTTATCACTAACGTTCGATTTATTTATCGTTTCAGTTTCTGCGATGAAATCACCGCAATCGACCTTTACAAATCAATCGGCAAATATAAACAATTCGACTTCATTACAAATCGTAGTCTCGGTAAACCTCTCGATGATCTCGCCATCAATTTAGATACGACTAAACGCTGATGTCAGGGTCGTATTAGAGAAATCTGAATGATCTGGTGTTTGAGTAAACTAACTGTCCTAACAGCATCAATTCAATCAGAGTACCAGTAATGTTTTCATGGCTCAATATACCTGTTGATCCCACCATGCAAATTTATGCATTTATTTCCTAAGGCCGAAAAGCTTCTGTAATGCCATTCGAGCTATATGATCGATATAGGCTATATAAAACAGCTAGTCAATCTAATTTACATCTCGGTAATTTAAAAGTTAAGTGTTGTTTAAATGTCAGTCtctttttttgattaatttcttgctcaCTCGTACCTGTCCTCCTGTGTAaatacaaacattttctatacaaagaagatttaatgaaattgactaaaataataatatttcatagtttAATAAGAAACTGAAGccatttatttgtttattcgATTTCTTTACTCATTGATCATTGCTGATGAGCAACAAGATTTTCGGATTAGGTTTTTTGAGAAAATGGAGAATTATCAATCTCTACAGCCTGGAAccctttcattttctataaaagTTTTTGAACTCAAGAATTGCCAAAAGGTGATAGTGTCTCGATGGCGGTTGTAGGAATGGAGGAGTTATTTCAGTGAAGAGGGAAGATGATGAACGGCAGACCCTCATCTAGATGATGGTAGACAGTACAAAATAcagaaaccaaaaaaaaaaatcactaaAATCACTTTATTTGCAATACCCCAGGAAACTTATATACATGATTCATATGTGCATTTGGATGGTTCATATGTACATTCGGATGGATTCTAGCTTTTCACATTCAAAGCAATTAAATTGAGCAATTGTTTTTGATTATCTGGATCAAATAGGTAGAAATGACCGCCAGGAAAGTTTGTGTAAGTCACAGGACCGGAAGTAATATCTGACCAACCTGAAATGACAATAAAGTTTAATAAATACATCGTTTAATCATGAAACATGGTACTAACAGTTGATATTACAACATATTACGATCTCCCCTTGAAATGGTTGAGTCATGATGGCATTGGGTGGGGTCCCAATCCCTGAAATCAGCAGGATTGGTGTGAAAGGTAGTTGATAGTAATAATACTCTGTGAATTcatatttgtttcattttaagatATGTTTGCCAGCACTCAAGTGTTGTGAAAAACTGCATCTATGCTTTACCGGTACATAAAAGCAGATTTTTCAGACTGTGTTCAGATCATCAATTTTCCGCTTCTAGTTCTACTTACTATCGGTATTTGTACGTTCATCATCTATACCCATGATTACACTAATTGGGCACCGTAATACTGGTTGAACTATCGCCTCCTCACAGCTATAAAGAGAAAATCACAATTACTGTAGTTAACTAACTTAGCTTTCTCAGTATCACATCCAGTTCATGCAGTACCTGTACTTTGAGATAACTTTGTAATCAGCTTTTAAACTTGGCAGAAACAATCGCAAcatttcactattttctatgATTTCTTTAGGAGTTCCACCTTTAAATGGAATAATCACTCATAAAAAATCTCTGGTTAACTTTTCTAAGAATAGATTCACATTTCAAATGTACACAAATACCTACCAACCTGAATTAGATAATCAATTAACtctttatcattataattTGAGATGGTCGTCCCAATTTTCCTCCAAGAGCTGGACTGAAAGATAACCAGTCGGCCAATAAATAAACACGCTCAGAGTGGTGCAA
This window harbors:
- the LOC141907435 gene encoding S-acyl fatty acid synthase thioesterase, medium chain-like isoform X1, translated to MDRLVSCHHINPNSAIRLFCLPWAGGGTYYFRSWANHLPETEVNAIRLPGRENRFVEKNHTSHETLIKEIVDTIGESFKEKKFALFGHSFGGLMCYELAKALKKEYDIEPQHIFVSGASGPQSSSWRKIGTTISNYNDKELIDYLIQVGGTPKEIIENSEMLRLFLPSLKADYKVISKYSCEEAIVQPVLRCPISVIMGIDDERTNTDSWSDITSGPVTYTNFPGGHFYLFDPDNQKQLLNLIALNVKS